In Vicia villosa cultivar HV-30 ecotype Madison, WI linkage group LG7, Vvil1.0, whole genome shotgun sequence, the DNA window CAGAATATTGGTTGCTGCATTGATGTGAGAGGTCAAAGGTTTTGAGATGAACTGAATCAAATGTTGCACAGAGAAATAAATGATAGAGCTTGTGTGAGTAAGATAGAGAAGTTTCTCAACGAGTCTTCTATAAGAAGTAGGGTCTTTTAGAGGAGTGCCCTTGTGTTGAGAGAGTTTGGTGGTTGGATTGATGGGAATGAGAGACAACTTAGCTCCTAAGTAACATGTGGCCTCAATTAATTCAAGGGTATACTTCCCCTGGTTCAGTATAATGCCTTCATCCGATCTTGCAATTTCAAAGCCAATGAAGAATCTAAGTTTGCCAAGATCTTTGATGCAAAATTGTTGATcatgaaggtgagaaaaacacaagaaggggTTTAATTGTGTTGACTtttatttctctttcttcttAAGATCTGTTATTAAATTCTGGTTCAGAATTCGATTTAGAGTCTAATTGATAGCAACGGAATAATATTGAACAGAAGTAAAGAATATAGCAAGACAACACACAAGCAATTTATCCTGGTTCCTCCTACAAATTAAGAGTAATCTAGTCCCCTTGCATTTCCAAGAGATTTCCACTATAATTGATTATGATTACAatttgctcaagcacacaagtaaGAGACTTCCAATACCAAAACACACAAATAAGGGGCTTCAATGCTCAAGCATACAAGCAAGAGAGTTTTGATTGATCAAAcccacaagcaagagacttttaCAAGTGCTCaaacacacaagcaagagacttcacaAATgatcaagcacacaagcaagagatttCACTGCTCAAGCACACAGGAAAAGGACTCCTAATAATCTATCTAatagataaatgataatgatagttACACTTGGTATACAATCATAGATGTAACCAAATTACAACACAAAAAACCTAAGAGTAACTTCTCTTTTTCTTGTCAAGGCACACTGTTGTTTTTATCTTTAAATTTTCAGCTCCTTTTATAAGTTTTATGAAAGAGTTGTTGAAGAGTTCTTTAAGCACAAGAGAGACGTTGTAGAGAGGCATCAACAAATCTGTTGCAAAACTTCCTCAAATGGACAATGTCACCGTAAGCtcatttgaacttcctttgctagAAAAGAGATTATCAGTTGCAAACAATCAGACTTCTACAACTTTTTGCCGAATTATCTCGTGACCAAAATTAGAAAAATTGACCTCAAAGTTTGATAGCAATATGTCACGACTTCTTCCGTTCATGAGCTTTGATTGGGTTCAGGTTCCTGTTCTTCAGAGTCTAAGTCTATGGCTTCTAATCTTTTAGACTTTGACTCTTCATAGGCTAGCTTGTTCAAAGTCTAAAATTCTAATCATCTTGATCAAAAGTTGATTCTTTAGAATCTACCTCTTAAAGACTCCTCTTCCAATGTTCAGTGCAGTTTCATAACTGACTTTCAATCAGTATATTGACCTTTGTACCTGCACACTTGAACACACATTAGACTGCCTAATTATTCTTCAAATACTTCATTATCATCAAAACCCAAGGGATATAGTATAAACCAATTTTGTTtcaacaatctcccccctttttgatgatgacaaactcaaATATTTAAGAATAATGGTTGTTGATTTAATTAACATTCTGACTTCAGGGTCTGGGATTTGTAATCTCCCCCTAAGCCTGATAGTCCTAAGGGTGAAGTTTATAAGCGCCCCTTAAGTTAGAGAGTCCTAAGGGTGAAGTTTGTAAGCTCCCCCTAAACCCTAGCCAGGTTATTAGATTTTTCATTTAAACACAAAAAATCATATCTTCAGAATTAAGCATAAACAGATTTAATTTCATCAGGTTCAGATGCTTAAATACTTGTCCTTTTTCTCCCCTTTTTCTTTCGACAAAAAGATAGAAGAGAACAAATAAGTGACTGAAGAGTAAGACTATGTATGGGATTTAAGTAATTCAGAATAAAAATAAGCTAAAAATAGACCTACTTTGCGTTATTCCAATAATGTTCTGGAAAAGGTTTGGCTAGTAAGATTGATAAAAAATATCTTTCAAGTTTCAAATTGGTTAAACTATGATTCTGACGACCGAGCATATGATCAGATCTTGAAAGTTGTGCATGAAGACCGAGACCAGCCTCCCTCTTCTGCAACCATTGATGCATAGTGATCGAAGCTTGACCAGACATTATTCCTTTCTTCTTATTCGTAGCTTTGCACTATCAGCAGGATTACACATTCCTTCTTCCACACTTTTTTTTGTCAAGCATAATGGACCAGCCACACATTTCTCTTTTTGATACAATTGATCATTTTCTTCTACAGATGGTCATGTCTtctactatctattcattaataatagattgaccaaattgcctaaattaccctttcaccaaaatttatttgcactaataaaaggtcatttttgtaactaacaaattaagtattcactctttcaactttattgaatggatgccccaagtgttagcttttcattggtccaaattaaataacattttccctacaactttattgcatgaatgatgacatcacatgtaagccatggatgatggaagtcatatttaaatttcttttacatttcattttcccacactttcttactttcattttaacttttcttaatttatttattatcacaaaaaatattaataatctatttttaaattttaatcttactaaaaatttcaaatttctttcgcatttcatttttccatactttcattttaatttttcaacatttatctattatcgcaaaaaatattaataatcgatcatttaattattatttccaaaaatatttaattatttcacgggccactatcaactcaatatttaatttttttaatcgatcattacacattttctctatcttaattaaaatttcaaatttctctcacattttttcacactttcttactttcattttaatttttttctctatttatttatttatttattatctcacgggtcactatcaacataatgtctattttattttaatcaatcattgtctttatttaagagataatatctttatttttatttttttctccatctcacaattttttatcattatttaatacaattaaatttccatgattattgtttattttacatttgtttttaaatatattttatatcgcatcaaattatttttttatttcacgggtcattatcaacatagtagctattttattttaatcaacaattactattaattgagagataatttttatttttaaatgttaatatttcatttttatgatctccatcttatagtattttttctatgattatttaatataattgaatttatatgatcatttttcatttataattaaaccatagtgatctatatcattttcttttaattgttgttggaccgtcaattattaaattacctgacccaattttgctattgtgttcttaacctatcttaaacatttttttgtggatcattgttttctatataattattgttaaatttacaattaagtaaattatttcatatttttcatttatatttaaaattttacatttgcatttgttaaaatttttattttttctccaactcacatgtccttttttatatggttctttattacacacaaaattagcacatgaataagataataattaatgtttaatcttaagggtcaatttcaatacaatgcctattttattttaaacaataatgacttttatttgaaaactaaattatttattttcaaatttcaaaaccattcctatggatattaggttttcaaagaattgggagtataacagagcaatcaataaaactctaactctattcaaataaaacaattccttttaattatgcatattgcttataattccttttatttatattattcatatcattacaaaaatactacaccagaaaaaaaatcacccgtgcggaagcacgggtctctcACTAGTTATTTCCTGTAATTGATTGTAAATTATTCTTCAGCATAAAACAAACACATTAAAGTATAATTAATTATTCTTAATTATATTACTATCATCAAAACTCTACAGGTTATTGTCTTCCAAACTATATTTGATTCAATATAGTATCATTGTGTTTtaactttctatttttttttcttaaacacCACTACTTTTACAATCCAtcaattatttttctttctatttctaTTATAATCAGAATAAGACCACTCGAAAATTATgagaaaaagaatattttaacaaCTTTTCCACGAACCTAATCAAACAATATAtcctttaaaattaattattttaaattataaaataattttcaaccTATTTGCTTAACTAGTGATTAGGGATGAAAATAGTCAGACCAATTAACAGAGACTTACTGTCTAATGTCAATGTCAGATCAgacttttttttaaattgaatagGACTATGCTTGTTTATAAGTCTATTAATTAGCTAAAAATACTAGACCACGGGTCATAAAAAAAATACCTTCTAAGTCTATCTggccgacctatttaaatatacatttataaATTTAAGTTAAATTACTCCCAAGGTccttttaagttatttaattgtaaccgTTTGGTTCTtcaagttttttttgtaacaacttgGTCCTTTTGGGTGATTCTGcctctttttttttctcattttaataatTTAGAAATGGTGATTGTTGTGTTCTTGGAAGCACTTCATCATTTTTACACCCCTCAAAATAATTGCATCCACAATTAACACATTTTCTTGGTTAAAAAAGGATAATGGTGTACACATTTGATAACATAAAGGACCTAGTTGTAGCGAAAATAACATGAAGGATTAaattgttacaattaaataacttaaaggatctTGGGAGTAATTTAACCATaaatttatcattattatattgtattttctactttgaaataaaatacgaaaataaaACTTAGTTAGCctaaacaatgtcataagttattTTTCGTAAATTCTCAGACAAAACAGTATCACAaaacttatgctaataggtaaaCTCAAATgagtcaataaaaataaatatttaacctcattgatcttttaatttgttagctTATTTGTCATTAGTTGAATTGCATATTTACAGATGTTCATATGAAGTAGGCTAGTCGGAAAATCAGACCTTCAAAAAAACTAAGTTCagacataaaaataaacatataataaaCTACATATTAAACATAAACTTTATTATTTAACAAGTCAGACCCAAACTTAACAAAATCTATCTTAACCTAACCTATTGTCATTCCTATTTAATTTGTTCATAAATCATACTTGTTTAACAACATCTGACACACCATAACTAAAATCATTAAAATCATTACATGAAATGGAAAGacacttaaaatatatttaaatactaCTGGAAGAACCCTTCTAAAATTGATTTCTTCATACGTGAAAGATCATCTAAAAAAATTCTCCTATGCTATTTTAAATAACATGTATAAAACAAATATAACatttatagaataaaaatatAGTTTGATTGTGTTAAAAGtcaaattcataaataaaacaatatttttgAGAGAATTTAGAAACAATACGTTTGAAAATATCAAGTTTATTATATTCTCCactaaaaaaacctaaaattctaaaaaaagaaaTATGTGAAAATGCACTTTAGAAATAGTAAAAACAATCATAAACTTAACCTCTAATTAACATGACCTGAGTTTTCTTCAcatagaaataattttttatttacaaattttAAAGAGCTTAGAATTTTTGGTACATGCCTAGAAATACTTGGCACGTGCCATTTCAGCAGTCAAATGCCGGTGCCATATTTCTAACACGTGTAAGCCTAATTGTCCCAAATGCATAAAAGCAAAGTGTGTATAGTCGAAATTTTTGACTTACCCCCACTTTCTAGTTATCAACGTGACTATGACACTCTACACTCTTTATCTCTctctcaaaaaatatctttcacAAGCTATagtaatcataattaattatatatttttaattacataaagttttattcaatttttttttaaaaaatcgagTATTCTTGACATTACAAAAAACTTTAGTCAATTATTTTTTACGCGTAATTGCAGTGACTATTCGAGCAGAGAACAATTTCAaagaattataaattttttattataaaaatataatatcattGTATGTTTATAATGAATTTGAGCTTTAGatctaaaaaaaaagttaatattgtttttggataatttaaattttaagtaaGTTTAGATTATTATCAAAgctaaacaaatatttataaaactacTTATAATTAAGCTATTTATGGTGTCATTAATCaactcaaaaatatttggatGAGATCATAaaaatttcttgcaatttaaataaaatttttatattcGAAATCAACTTCAAacgcatcaataaaatttttatattcaaattttacttatttttaagAGACAATTTGTCTTTTATAATCCTCTCATACTTGAGAGATTATAAGTATAATTCAATTTCTTATCCTTTCATAATTTCTTAATTTATAACTAGAATTTTATATCATatcatagaaaatagaaaattataGTGGACATTTCTCAAAGTAATATTTTTAAATAGGAGACAAATCCCagttttagaaattaaaaaactaaaaactgATTTTGTTCTAGATATATAGAGAATGATCTAATTATATCTAAATAATAATCTTTTTCAACTATTATATCTAattatctaataataataatatatatcatgCATCACGTCACTTTTGAAGGACCCCTATATATACATACTCTATCACACTCTAGGATCCTACCAAACCACTACGTGGAACACAAATGATCACATAATGCAAACTTGAGGTTTTCAATcaatattttttcttaattacTACATTAATTAAGCAACCATAGCCTTAAttacttttaaaaatataatcaaattgcTACTTTTCTAAACATCAATTATCATATCATACATTAATAACAAATACAAACATTTTTATCTTTTATGAAACAAACAAACGCATTATGCTAAACTTGTTATTTTTCTTTCCCTTTGATTAGATTCAAAactatcaaataaataattaatattgaaAAAGGCACTTTAGTTAGATCTGTATGAGAAGTCGTTATCAGCTTAATAGCTAATTAAGTCTTTCAACCAATTGGCTCAATTAATAATAGATCACAAATCACGCCACACAATATGAAAATATTctcactttttcatttttttaataaaaataataattttcttttgCATAAAATAATTACAAGCGACCAATAGTTTGTGTGATCAATAAATCAATCTAATATGTTTAAAAATTAGTTTAAAGGTAGATCTTTGTTATTTTTAGTAAAaagtaaattttatattattaaaaaattgaaaataattatgagattttattaaaatttacttAAAATAGTAAGACACCTCTTTAATCAGATCTATGAATAATACTCCTTTAATCAATCATATCTATAGTTTGTACATTTAAAAATTCACTACTTTAAGAAAAATCTCATTTAATAAATCATATCTATAATTTATAGTTTcatacatataatttttttttttaaattattaattcataaataccaacaatttatttatattaatatataaaaattatagattaataatttatatccatttaattcaattaatacaTATCAATTTAACAATGTTACATGTTACCATCCAAAAAAATCACTCTTAAATAGAGACTAAGTTGAAGATATTTAAATACTCGATAAATTAAAAGATTAATGTATTATTTGAAAAATTTTAAACACATCTAAAGACAAAATGACCATAGAAATTTGAGATTGAGTTTTGCTGTAGTTAAAATTAATTCCGGTCACTCATTCATGCATCCGTGACGGTCtgattaagataaaaaaaaattaatttaaccgCATGAATGCGACAAAAAAAATCGAATGGTTTATATTATTTTGACCGCATGAATGCGACAAAAAAATCGATTGAAGAATATtgatttttgagaaatttggagATAGAGAAACCCTAGTGAATTACCTAGAAACATTAAAGGAAGAGAGTGTAAAAGTAGGAAGAAATATAAAAACCAATAAGAAAAACAAAGCTCCCTTTCCCACAACAAGCAACCATCAAAATTAAGTCTTAGCTGAAATTTCATTCTCATAAAAAAGCTAACTTTATTTCTGGTCCATTATTCCACCTTCTCTcttcacactctctctctctttctctctttctctttccatGGCTAATGAAAATCATGATCCATTCTATCatcacaacaacaaccaccaccatgaTGATGATGAACTCAATCACTCTAACTTTTCATTCTCACAAAACTTTCAAGGATTTGAGCATCCTTCTACTCATACTACAACTTTCACTGACTACTTACATGGTTCCATGGACTATAACACTCTCTCTAAAGCCTTTGACTTGTCTTGTTCATCATCTGAAGTGGCTTCTTCCATTAATGATAATAACATGAAGAAATCTAGTGCTGGAGattctgaatcatcttcatctaatGAAGCTGAAGCTGTCATAGAACAAGACTCAACCAAAAGTGAGAAGAAAGATAAGCAACCTAAATTATTAGGGCCTGAAGATGGAGATGAAAATTCTAAGAAAGAGTAGGTTTTTTTTTATCTCTTATTCTTCTGTTGtttctctttcttttcctttAATCCTTGAGATATATGAATAAAATCTGATCAtgattttaaattgcggttgcggcaGGGCTGCAGACCTTTATATTACGCagaaatgagaaaaaaaaaatgCAATCATGGATTGAAATTGTGGCTCAGAGATCTTGAAGCTGCAATTTAAGACCATGAATATGATTATCTTTTTATTATTagcttttgtgtttttttttttgtgatatattttgagttttgtttgAACCACCAATAATGCAATAATTAGGACATTTTTCAGTGTCTCTCATGAAATGAATTTGGTCAATTTTGTTTATATTCCATCTCTTCAAATTATTACAATTGTACAGTAGTGTGAATGCAATATTTGTAGGTTTTGTTACTTTTGTGTAGAAAAGGAACTTAACTAACCCTAATAATATATGATCAGTTTCTTATGTTTTATTATATGTCAGatatttatgtatattttttgtTGTGAATTTGACTTATGGTTTGGAGAATTTTAGGAAGgttaaaaagaaagagaaaaaaccaAAAGAACCAAGGTTTGCATTCTTGACTAAAAGTGAGATTGATCATCTTGAAGATGGATATAGATGGAGAAAATATGGACAAAAAGCAGTCAAGAATAGTCCATACCCAAGGTTCATTATTTTTCCACCTTTGAATTTAACTTTCTTTTTTACTTAAcctttcaaaataaaatgattaaggGTTGTGTGCCACTATTATCAATATTAACCTACACATTCTTTTAACTATTTTTTCTTAATCATCCTTATAATCATATATTAAGATTTAGGTCATCTGCATCGACAATCGCTGCAGCTGATCCAAATCTCAATTTGTTTACTATTAGTCGAGATTTGGTTTTGTTAATCAAATATCTGATAATAAAATATACTCAAACGGAGTATACAAGAGAATCTGAGTTCAAATTCTGGCTAAAACAattattaatagaattttttACCGAACGAAGTATGAGTTACTAggtcatttttcttgaaaaagcAAAAATGAACAATCAATACCTctaaattattcaataaatattgTATTATAAGATAAAATCTAAGAGTACTAATGTTATAGTTTATATGTATAATGCAGGAGCTATTATAGATGCACAAGTCAAAAGTGTATAGTGAAGAAAAGAGTGGAAAGATCATACCAAGATCCATCAATTGTGATGACAACATATGAAGGACAACACAACCATCATTGCCCAGCAACACTTAGAGGCAATGCAGCTTCCAACATCTTTTCTTCACCATCTCTCTTTAGTTCCAACTCAATTGGATTTGAACAAAGAATACACCAAGATTTCCTTGCTCAGTTTCTTCCAAGTTATAGCCAAAGTAGTAATCATCAAATGTTCCACCAAAATCTTCCTCTACCAtctcatcatcaacaacaacaacagcaacaacaacatcagcagcaacaacatcaacaacagcaACATCAACAACATCAGCAGTTTCAACTCCATCACGATAATGGTTTGTTGCAAGATCTACTACTACCATCATCATTTCCGGGAAAACAAGAGCAATGATGATCAAACTTATATAGTAAAGTAATTAATTTATAATCTGATGTCAATTAACAATATACTCCATAAAGTCTCTATGTACTATGTAGTAAATAGTACTAGTAGCTTCCCTTAACTTGTTCCATATATGTACCTAGCTAGATTTGTATGCAAATCAGAACATTATTTAAGAATTATTAATTACTGCAGAAGATGTTGCACTTGGGTCTCATATGGTGGACCTTGAACTAACCTATCCATATTAAGATAAAGTGTTAAAGAACATATATGTGATGTAGATGAAAGGTTGGTTGgatattttgttttgaacaaaaaCCGTGTAATTGGGGCTTTAAGTTTCTAGCATGTGTCTACGTGTGTAACAACAATACATACTTCTGGTTGGATTTGTGGATGCATATATACCTAACTTTTCAAGCTTGATGTGATCTTAATTTCAACCAATAATTTGCATAAAAAAAGAAGTTAAACCAACATTGTTATTTTAATAAAGgttgaatatattttttatcatgtttaaTAAATATAGTTTAAATTATAAAAAGCTGCTTAGACATTTGATAAATTTGAATGCATATTTGAATATGAAGATCTTCATTTATAAGCACTTAGTGTATATGTGAATTTTATAATAAACTCCTTAGAATTAGAAAAGAGGAACTATATATGTTTATTCTGTAAACATATTGTTCCTAGATTACAACATTAGGGTGGGTGCTAATCCTAGAATATATTCAAACAAGCTCTACAACTTAAAGAACAATGTGTAAGTAATTAAAGTAAGAGAAACAcaagaaattgaaaattgaaaattgaatatAGTGTTAGATTTGAAAAGCTTTTTCAATATTCTCAAACACAAAGATCCTATGGCAGCGGAAAGAAaagagaatattaaaaaaaatcacatacaAATTTTATATTGGTTCACCCTGTTAACaaaagaatagtcaagtcccgtTACACTTGAGAAATCTTCACTATAATCACACTAGATTGTAGACAACCACTAAGACAATTTAGTCTTAGATTTCCTTGTCTCATGAACACTTCCTTGCCTTTCAACATATAGGGGTTTCCTTTCCTTAAATTTTCAGACTTTGTTTGTGAGTTAGGAGTAGAGCCGTCAATTTAAGGGGCCAATTAGTTTGGGCCCCAGCCCCAATAATAAGAGGGCCTAAAAAAGTTTAACAATAGTAAGCCCTCAAATACATAGGGCCTAAGTTAGAAGACCCTAAAATTCAAAAGGGGGCCATAAGGCccaactaaaattaaaaaaaacataattgtgaaaaataaaaaagtaaatttaataaattaaaaaaaatctgttaaaaattttcaaaatagaacaaatttttaaaaaagatttaaaaaaagttttttcaaaaaataaaaaaataaaactcatattttataaattatcatTAACCGCACTGTTATAATCTTGTATGCACTTACTAAACacttatttattatcaaattataTAGATAATTTCACTATTATTTTATCAATAAAAAACCCCATTAACATaataaattacaataaaataatcatattaTGTGAAGTAATATCAATTAGTCTTTTTTAATGGCAAATCAATTATACAGATagaaaatgaattcaaataatactTTTGactcattacaaaattaaaagatataaataaacaaaaacaaaataaaactgaGTTTAACAAATGTACTTCTCTTTAGTCTCTTTCATTAAAGTACTTCTCTTTAGTTTAACAAAATAAAActgactttaaaataaaagtACTTTCTTCCAGTTTATCAAATAAACAATTATAATTCTTAAATTCTTAACTTATTGAACATTTAAGTATTTTTAACTACTATAAGTGTGCTTTAAAAATCAATAATGCTTTAAAATAAAAGTACTTTTTGTTTAACAAATGAATAATTAACTCTTTGCTGAACAAAATAGAGAATGAAATATTGGTGCAAATAGAATATTGTGCAAGTTTTGGAATAAAATAGGGCCCTCTCAATGGGGccataaaaaaatacattatgtAAAGCGCCTACAATTTTAGGGCCTAAAATAAATCTCCAACAATAAGGGCTTAATATATTAGGGCTTTGATGGAGCTAAATAAGTGGGGCTTTCAAATATAGGGTTTATTTGACAGGTTTAGTTAGAAGATGATGTAAAGGGgaggaaaataaaggattccaaagaaggaaattttaaaaaatagagaaattttaaataattttttaaagagtaattttatataaaaagataaatgaatgtctatcattaataaaattttaatttttaaaatattatagcaACATATATTATAATGAAAATTTTATCTAAACCTTCACATTTCCTCTAAATCTCACATCTAATATAAAATCCATATCAATTTCTCTCAAGCACTCTCCCAAGTGTTTGGACAATTATAATAGATTAAGAATGATGGAAACGAATTACAACTTAAAATACTTTATTCTTTAATATAGGAATATGACTCAATAATAGAGtattacaaaataaaacaattaggCTCAAACAAAATAAACATGTCTTTACGATGGAAAGCTCCTCCATAAACAACAACAAGGTTCCGATGTATGGTCCATTAGGAATTTCGTCTTTGAACACGGCTAAACAATCCCACAAGCGTAAGTAAACAATTATTCATTAAGATGATTTGCTATCATTGATTGGTTAAATCTTAAA includes these proteins:
- the LOC131617838 gene encoding WRKY transcription factor 71-like; the protein is MANENHDPFYHHNNNHHHDDDELNHSNFSFSQNFQGFEHPSTHTTTFTDYLHGSMDYNTLSKAFDLSCSSSEVASSINDNNMKKSSAGDSESSSSNEAEAVIEQDSTKSEKKDKQPKLLGPEDGDENSKKEKVKKKEKKPKEPRFAFLTKSEIDHLEDGYRWRKYGQKAVKNSPYPRSYYRCTSQKCIVKKRVERSYQDPSIVMTTYEGQHNHHCPATLRGNAASNIFSSPSLFSSNSIGFEQRIHQDFLAQFLPSYSQSSNHQMFHQNLPLPSHHQQQQQQQQHQQQQHQQQQHQQHQQFQLHHDNGLLQDLLLPSSFPGKQEQ